CGCCTTTTAAATTCACTGCTAGAATGAAAGGCTATTCCGCTATTTTGTTGATTTTAGTTGGTATTTTAATTGGATTATTATTTTTACGAACCGAAGTAGAAGCAACCATTTTGCGATTACCAGGACAACTGTTTCAACATAAAGGAGATAATATAAGTAATGTATTTACCTATAAAATTATCAATAAAACCAACAATGATTTTAATGATATTCATTTCAAATTGGTAGGAATAAAAGGAAATTTGAATTTAGTGGGGAAACAACATTTCAAAGTAAAAAAACAAGGAATGAATGAAGGAACTTTATTTGTTGAAATCAATCAGTATACATTAGAGAGTGATAAAACAAAATTAAAAATAGAAGTGTACGAGGGCAATAAAAAAATTGAAACCAGTACAACCAGTTTTTTAAGCCCACGAAGTTTCGATTAGCATAATAATGTATTGAAGGAGTTTACTTCAAAAAAATAATAGAAAAGATGAAAATAAATTGGGGAACCGGAATCGTCATAGCAATAGCTTTGTTCATGAGTTTTATTTTATATTTTGTGATTAAAGTACAATCTAATTCTAAATATGATAATGAATTGGTTGTTGAAGAATATTACAAACACGATGCCCGTTTTGGGGAGGAAATGACTCGTGTACAAAATGCACAAGATCTTACTCAAAAACCGATTATTACCAAAACTAGGGATGGAGTTACCATTGTTTTTCCAAATGAATTTATTCCTAATAAGATAAAAGGGAATGTGTCCCTATATAGACCGTCTAACAAAAAATTAGATTTTGAAATTCCAATTTCATTATCTAATCCAACTTTGCTCATACCTAAATCAAAATTGGTAGGCGGTCGATGGGACATTAATATGGAATGGCAATATGATGGAAAATCGTATTTAACCAAAGATGTGATTTATATTGATTAGAAAGAACATGTTGAAGTTGTAAAACGCGAAGTGGTAATGATTTATTTCTTTGGGCTTTCGACCTTTGACTTTTAAACTAAATTTATGCTTTATACAGCCTTTATTTTTGGATTGATCAGCAGCTTTCATTGCATAGGAATGTGTGGTCCTATTGCTATGATGTTGCCTGTAGACAGAAATAATCCAGCGAAAAAAGTCACTCAAATAATGATATATCATATAGGTCGATTAACAGCTTATGGGACAATAGGATTACTTTTTGGATTGGTAGGGAAAGGTTTTTTTATGGCTGGAATGCAACAAAAATTATCTATCTTTATAGGAGTGCTGATGTTACTTGTTATTTTGATTCCTCAAAAAGTGGTCGCCCGTTATAATTTTTCAAAGCCTATTTTCAAAATAATTTCAAAAGTAAAACAACAGCTAGGGAGTCAATTTAAAAACAAGAGTTACAAATCATTATTTACAATAGGTTTACTAAATGGTTTTTTGCCTTGTGGCATGGTGTATGTCGCTTTATTTGGAGCAATGGCTATGCAATCTGCCAGTTTTGGAATTATATACATGCTCTTATTTGGATTAGGAACTGTTCCCATGATGAGTAGTATTATATATTTGAATTCCTTTATTACGATTTCTTTTCGAAATAAAATTCAGAAAGTGGTTCCTTACGTTGCCGTTCTTATTGCATTACTATTTATTTTAAGAGGTTTAGGGTTAGGCATACCTTATGTCTCACCATCTAATATGAGTTTGTTTATTCAAGCTACCCCAAATTGCCATTAATTGATTTGACATCATTTAAATATTCTATAAAATTAAACACAATGGAAAGACACGATTTAATACACGAATTTCCTGAATACGAGGAAAAAATACATCAACTAAAAGTTGACGACAGTCATTTTAGAGAACTCTTTGACGAGTACCATGAATTAGAACATGAAATTCACCGCATAAATACGGATATTGAAGTAGTTACTGATGAACATGCCCATGAATTGAAAGCGAAGCTATTATTCATTAAAGATGAATTATATAGTATTTTAACTAAGGATGAATAAACTGCATTTCTAATAATTGAATTACGATATTTTTTAGAAAAAATCACCGCAAATTTGCAAATGATCAACACAATATAAGTGTTTCAACTTGCGAATTTGCGGTTTATATTTTAACTCAAAGGCGAGTTTTTTATACAGTCATTGAAAATAATTTTGTATCAGGTGTTTTTCGTTTTAATAGTAAGTCAAATGCCATACATATATTGCGAACATGTGCTTTACCCGATTCCGTAACTTTTATTCCACTAGCGCTTAGTAGTAGCAAACCATCTTTTTCCATTTCTTGCAATTGGGTAACAACTTCAGGAATTTCTTCAAAATAATCACTTTTGTTTTCCCAAGAAGTTTCAAATTGGCACATTAAATTCAAGATGTGTTTTCGAATAATTAAATCTTCAGCTGTCAATAAATGACCTCGGTAAATGGGTAATTTATTCCATTCTAATATTTGATAATAGTCTTCCAAGTTTTTTTCGTTCTGAGCAAAACTGTACCAACTATCACTAATAGATGAAACACCGAGTCCAATCATTAATTTTGTTTTAGAAGAGCTGTACCCCATGAAATTACGATGTAATTTCTCATTTTGAAAAGCTTCGTATAAGGAGTCCGTTTTTAAAGCAAAATGATCCATTCCTATTTCATGATATCCATTTTCTAACAATAATTCTTTACCTATTTGGTATAGCATTCTTTTCTCTTGATCTTTTGGGATGTCTTCATCCTTGAAACCACGTTGTCCGTTTCCTTTTATCCAGGGAACATGGGCGTAACTGTAAAAAGCCAATCGATCTGGTTGTAATGATTTTGTTTTTTCTATAGTATCAATCACATCTTCTATTTCTTGAAAAGGCAAACCAAAAATGATATCATGTCCAATAGAGGTATATCCAATTTCTCTAGCCCAAAAAGTGACTTTGGCTACATTGTGAAAAGGTTGTTCTCTATGAATGGCTTTTTGTACTTTTTCAGAATAATCCTGAACGCCAAAACTTACTCTTCTGAAACCTAAATCATATAGTTTTTGTAAATGTTGGTATGTTGTATTGTTAGGATGTCCTTCAAAACTGAATTCATAATCGGGAGCTTTCTTTGCATAACAAAAAATCCCATTGATTAAATCTTCTAAGTTTTTAGTCGAGAAAAATGTAGGTGTTCCGCCACCCAGATGAATCTCTTTTACGATAGGTTGTTTCCCTAGAATTTCACAATATAATTTCCACTCCTTGAGCAATGCTTCAATGTAAGGGTGCTCTACTTCATGGTTTTTGGTTATACGTTTATTACATCCACAAAAAGTGCACATACTTTCACAAAAGGGGAGGTGTATATATAAACTAATTCCTTCTTTTGAATTACTTTCTATAAATGATTTTTGTAAAGTTGCAATCCAATCCTCATATAAAAAATCGGTTTCATTCCAATACGGAACGGTGGGATAGCTAGTATATCTAGGACCGGGAACATTATATTTTTGAATTAGTGTACTTTTCATTTCTAGGAAATTTATCTTAAATCAAAAGTACAAGGAATGATCAAAATTTAAAATGATAATTATCATGCTTCATTTTTTATAATAAAAAAACCTCATACTATTTCTAGGATGAGGTTAATAAGTATCAGAATTAAAGGTTTTATTCTTGATTTATATTTCTTAGTTGTTTTAATTTTTCTTTCCAAACATCTAAGCTTTCTTTATGGATAGCAATGTTTTTTCGAACTTCTAGAACAATAGAATTTTCTTTTTTAGCATTTCTAGTATTCGTAAAAAACTGAATGTTGTTTTCCAATTGGAAAATTTCATTTTGCACTTCATCAATTTTACGCATGATGAAAATCTTTTCGTTTTCTAGTTTACGAGTATCGTTATTCTCTGATAAATGATCCATTCTGTTAGCAAAACGCAACATATCAGTGTCTTTTTTACTCAAACTTAATTTATCAAACAGCGCATCAAGGATTTTATTGAATTTTCCTTCAATATGTCTTCTTGGAAAAGGAACTTTACCCAAGTTTTTCCAATTTTCGATGTGTAATTTGATAGCATCCAAATCCGTTTTGTGATCTCCCGTTAATTGGAATTCTCTCAACGTTTCTAAATAGGCTTTTTTATTATCAAAAGAAGCCACTTCTTCACCATTTTCCTCATTCTTTTGCTCTTTTAATTTGTCAAAATAATGGTTACAGGCATCTTTAAATTCTTTCCAAACTTTATCGGAATATTTTCTTGGCACATGTCCTATTTGTTTCCACTCGTCTTGAATACGCTTCATGATTGGAGTAGTCACAGCAAAGTCGGTGCTGTCTTGCAATTCAATTGCTTTGGCAACAAGTGCATTTTTTTTATTTAAATTTTCAGTTTGGTCTCTCTTAATATCTTTGTAGAAAGAATTTTTGAAAGAGTTGAAATTTCGAACTGCTGTTTTGAACGCAGCCCAAGTTTCTTCATTCACTTCCGAAGGCACTTTTCCAGCCGAAAAAAAAGCAGTTCTTAACGCTTCTACTTTTTCAATTTGGCCAAGCCATTGAGAATGAGCATTTACTTTCACAGATGCTAATTCTTCAATTTTAGAAATAATTTCTTTTTTCTTTTCTAAATTTTCAACTTCTGTACCTCTCAGTTTCTCAAATAAAACCTCACGTTTGTCGTGCATTTTTTTTGTCAAATCACTGAACAGATTCCAAATTTCATCACGATTTTCCTTAGAAACAGGACCTATGTCCTCTTTCCACATTCTATGTAAATCCTGCAGTTCTCTAAAAGCTTTATTCACATCTTCTTCATGCAATAATTCCTCAACACGCAAAATAATTTTTTGCTTTTGCTCAAGATTGTGCTTGAAGTCTAAGTCTCTGGCCTCTCTGTCAAGATGCAAATAATCATAGAAATTTTCTACATGAAAATGATAATTATTCCATACATGATTGTATTTGTCTTTTGGAATTGGTCCTGCATTTTTCCAACGTTCTCTTAATTCATTAAAATGTTTTAAGGTGTCTTTGATGTTTTCCTGCGGATTAATTAGCTCTTTTAATTCTTCAACGATAGCTAATCTATTTTCTAAATTCGATTTCAAGTTCGTTTGTAAACTCTTGAAATGAACATTTTTATTGTTTTTATATTGCGTGTAAAATTGGTCAAATTTCACTTTCAACGGAGAATGGTATTGAAAATCTTCAGTACTATCAGGATTTTCTGCTTGGAATTCTTCTTTTTTCTCTTCTATGAAGTGATTGAATTTTGCCAAAAAAGCTTTCTTGATTTCATCAACATGATCCTTTACTGACATTACTTTATCAGTACCAACAAGGTTTTCTAACTCATCAACAAGCTGCTCCATAGACAAAGTATCATAATCTTGCATCGGGATGTGATGACGCTCCTTCAAGGTCTCATCTTCACTTTCCTCAGCATTAGAATCGTCTATTGAATTTAGTGCTTTTTGATTTTCGTTTTCAATTACCGTATCTGTAACCAAAA
The Flavobacterium sp. WC2421 genome window above contains:
- the hemN gene encoding oxygen-independent coproporphyrinogen III oxidase; the encoded protein is MKSTLIQKYNVPGPRYTSYPTVPYWNETDFLYEDWIATLQKSFIESNSKEGISLYIHLPFCESMCTFCGCNKRITKNHEVEHPYIEALLKEWKLYCEILGKQPIVKEIHLGGGTPTFFSTKNLEDLINGIFCYAKKAPDYEFSFEGHPNNTTYQHLQKLYDLGFRRVSFGVQDYSEKVQKAIHREQPFHNVAKVTFWAREIGYTSIGHDIIFGLPFQEIEDVIDTIEKTKSLQPDRLAFYSYAHVPWIKGNGQRGFKDEDIPKDQEKRMLYQIGKELLLENGYHEIGMDHFALKTDSLYEAFQNEKLHRNFMGYSSSKTKLMIGLGVSSISDSWYSFAQNEKNLEDYYQILEWNKLPIYRGHLLTAEDLIIRKHILNLMCQFETSWENKSDYFEEIPEVVTQLQEMEKDGLLLLSASGIKVTESGKAHVRNICMAFDLLLKRKTPDTKLFSMTV
- a CDS encoding YdcH family protein, translated to MERHDLIHEFPEYEEKIHQLKVDDSHFRELFDEYHELEHEIHRINTDIEVVTDEHAHELKAKLLFIKDELYSILTKDE
- a CDS encoding DUF349 domain-containing protein; amino-acid sequence: MLEEKNDNLQNADGTLTTDSIESTPETTENLETVAEETVVPAEENTVEPATEKVLVTDTVIENENQKALNSIDDSNAEESEDETLKERHHIPMQDYDTLSMEQLVDELENLVGTDKVMSVKDHVDEIKKAFLAKFNHFIEEKKEEFQAENPDSTEDFQYHSPLKVKFDQFYTQYKNNKNVHFKSLQTNLKSNLENRLAIVEELKELINPQENIKDTLKHFNELRERWKNAGPIPKDKYNHVWNNYHFHVENFYDYLHLDREARDLDFKHNLEQKQKIILRVEELLHEEDVNKAFRELQDLHRMWKEDIGPVSKENRDEIWNLFSDLTKKMHDKREVLFEKLRGTEVENLEKKKEIISKIEELASVKVNAHSQWLGQIEKVEALRTAFFSAGKVPSEVNEETWAAFKTAVRNFNSFKNSFYKDIKRDQTENLNKKNALVAKAIELQDSTDFAVTTPIMKRIQDEWKQIGHVPRKYSDKVWKEFKDACNHYFDKLKEQKNEENGEEVASFDNKKAYLETLREFQLTGDHKTDLDAIKLHIENWKNLGKVPFPRRHIEGKFNKILDALFDKLSLSKKDTDMLRFANRMDHLSENNDTRKLENEKIFIMRKIDEVQNEIFQLENNIQFFTNTRNAKKENSIVLEVRKNIAIHKESLDVWKEKLKQLRNINQE
- a CDS encoding FixH family protein translates to MKINWGTGIVIAIALFMSFILYFVIKVQSNSKYDNELVVEEYYKHDARFGEEMTRVQNAQDLTQKPIITKTRDGVTIVFPNEFIPNKIKGNVSLYRPSNKKLDFEIPISLSNPTLLIPKSKLVGGRWDINMEWQYDGKSYLTKDVIYID
- a CDS encoding sulfite exporter TauE/SafE family protein: MLYTAFIFGLISSFHCIGMCGPIAMMLPVDRNNPAKKVTQIMIYHIGRLTAYGTIGLLFGLVGKGFFMAGMQQKLSIFIGVLMLLVILIPQKVVARYNFSKPIFKIISKVKQQLGSQFKNKSYKSLFTIGLLNGFLPCGMVYVALFGAMAMQSASFGIIYMLLFGLGTVPMMSSIIYLNSFITISFRNKIQKVVPYVAVLIALLFILRGLGLGIPYVSPSNMSLFIQATPNCH